The Streptomyces aurantiacus genome includes a region encoding these proteins:
- a CDS encoding outer membrane protein assembly factor BamB family protein, producing the protein MQSCLAEGRVGSLDVFFSTRPRCGIMQVGRDRVHGAETGVGRMGSPEPRERWRFSTGHGGMSRPAVSDGVVHVSSGPKLYALDALTGQQRWSFVTGHDRISPRAPVVAGSVVHFGSDDATGSVYALDALTGRQLWKAATGAPVSARAAVTDGVVHIGDGNGLRALDATTGEQRWELTGGEVLGCPTVADGVVYAHVGGERDNRGLHAVDAATGERRWRFTTGHEWNEASAPAVSGETVFLSSGSSLYAVGARDGRRLWEYRTGHYATASPAVADGLVYCGSWDHHLYAVDAVTGEPRWRVRADGAVASSAAVADGLVHFGSWDHHLYSVDAATGAPHGKFAAGDRVGSPTVVDGTVYVGTLKGHLHALRSLATGPGDAVN; encoded by the coding sequence ATGCAATCCTGCCTCGCGGAAGGGCGGGTCGGGTCCCTGGACGTCTTCTTCTCTACCCGCCCCCGGTGCGGGATCATGCAGGTGGGCCGCGACCGGGTCCACGGGGCGGAGACGGGGGTGGGGCGGATGGGGTCGCCGGAGCCGAGGGAGCGGTGGCGCTTCTCTACGGGCCACGGGGGTATGTCGAGGCCGGCCGTGTCGGACGGCGTCGTGCACGTCAGCAGCGGGCCGAAGCTGTACGCGCTGGACGCGCTCACCGGGCAGCAGCGGTGGAGCTTCGTCACCGGTCATGACCGGATCAGTCCGCGGGCCCCGGTGGTGGCCGGCTCGGTGGTCCACTTCGGCAGCGACGACGCGACGGGTTCCGTGTACGCGCTGGACGCGCTCACGGGGCGGCAGCTCTGGAAGGCCGCCACCGGTGCGCCCGTGAGCGCGCGGGCCGCCGTGACCGACGGGGTGGTGCACATCGGCGACGGGAACGGCCTGCGGGCCCTCGACGCCACCACCGGGGAGCAGCGATGGGAGCTGACCGGCGGCGAGGTGCTCGGATGCCCGACCGTGGCCGACGGCGTGGTGTACGCGCACGTGGGCGGGGAGCGCGACAACAGAGGTCTCCATGCCGTGGACGCGGCCACCGGGGAGAGGCGCTGGCGGTTCACGACCGGCCACGAGTGGAACGAGGCGTCGGCGCCGGCGGTGTCCGGGGAGACCGTCTTCCTCAGCAGCGGAAGCAGCCTGTACGCGGTCGGCGCCCGCGACGGCCGGCGGCTGTGGGAGTACCGCACCGGTCACTACGCGACCGCCTCCCCCGCGGTCGCCGACGGCCTGGTGTACTGCGGCAGCTGGGACCACCACCTCTACGCGGTGGACGCCGTGACCGGTGAGCCGCGGTGGCGGGTGCGCGCCGACGGGGCCGTGGCGTCCTCGGCGGCGGTGGCCGACGGGCTGGTCCACTTCGGCTCGTGGGATCACCACCTGTACTCCGTGGACGCGGCCACCGGCGCGCCGCACGGGAAGTTCGCGGCCGGTGACCGGGTGGGCTCACCCACGGTCGTGGACGGCACGGTCTACGTCGGCACCCTCAAGGGCCACCTGCATGCCCTGCGTTCCCTGGCCACCGGGCCGGGGGACGCCGTGAACTGA
- the argJ gene encoding bifunctional glutamate N-acetyltransferase/amino-acid acetyltransferase ArgJ: MSVTAAKGFTASGIAAGIKENGNPDLALVVNNGPRLAAAGVFTSNRVKAAPVLWSEQVLKGGQVSAVILNSGGANACTGPKGFQDTHATAEKVAEVLGQNAGEVAVASTGLIGLLLPMDKLLPGVEQAAAQLSEHGGEKAAIAIKTTDTVHKTSVASGAGWTVGGMAKGAGMLAPGLATMLVVLTTDADVDSGVLDRALRAATKVTFDRVDSDGCMSTNDTVLLLASGASGVTPEYAEFAEAVRSVCDDLGQQLIRDAEGAGKDIKVEVVNAASEDDAVEVGRSIARNNLLKCAIHGEDPNWGRVLSAIGTTSAAFEPDLLNVAINGVWVCKNGSVGEDRDKVDMRYREVHIVADLAAGTETATIWTNDLTADYVHENSAYSS; encoded by the coding sequence GTGAGCGTCACCGCCGCCAAGGGGTTCACCGCCTCGGGCATCGCAGCAGGCATCAAGGAGAACGGCAACCCCGACCTGGCCCTCGTGGTCAACAACGGGCCCCGACTGGCCGCGGCGGGCGTTTTCACCTCCAACCGCGTGAAGGCTGCCCCGGTGCTCTGGTCCGAGCAGGTGCTGAAGGGCGGTCAGGTCTCCGCCGTGATCCTCAACTCCGGTGGCGCCAACGCCTGTACGGGCCCCAAGGGCTTCCAGGACACGCACGCCACCGCTGAGAAGGTCGCCGAGGTCCTCGGGCAGAACGCCGGCGAAGTGGCCGTCGCGTCGACCGGGCTCATCGGCCTGCTGCTCCCGATGGACAAGCTCCTGCCGGGAGTCGAGCAGGCGGCCGCCCAACTCTCCGAGCACGGCGGCGAGAAGGCCGCCATCGCCATCAAGACCACCGACACCGTCCACAAGACCTCGGTCGCCTCGGGGGCCGGCTGGACCGTGGGCGGCATGGCCAAGGGCGCGGGCATGCTCGCCCCCGGCCTCGCCACGATGCTGGTCGTCCTCACCACGGACGCCGACGTCGACAGCGGCGTACTGGACAGGGCACTGCGGGCGGCGACGAAGGTCACCTTCGACCGGGTCGACTCCGACGGCTGCATGTCGACGAACGACACCGTCCTGCTGCTCGCCTCCGGCGCCTCGGGAGTCACCCCGGAGTACGCGGAGTTCGCCGAGGCGGTACGGTCCGTCTGCGACGACCTCGGACAGCAGCTGATCCGGGACGCCGAGGGCGCCGGCAAGGACATCAAGGTCGAGGTCGTGAACGCGGCGAGCGAGGACGACGCCGTCGAGGTCGGCCGTTCCATCGCCCGCAACAACCTCCTCAAGTGTGCGATCCACGGCGAGGACCCCAACTGGGGCCGGGTGCTGTCCGCGATCGGCACGACGTCCGCCGCCTTCGAGCCCGACCTCCTGAACGTCGCGATCAACGGCGTCTGGGTGTGCAAGAACGGCTCCGTCGGCGAGGACCGCGACAAGGTCGACATGCGCTACCGGGAGGTCCACATCGTCGCCGACCTCGCCGCGGGCACCGAGACCGCCACCATCTGGACCAACGACCTCACCGCGGACTACGTCCACGAGAACAGCGCCTACTCGTCATGA
- a CDS encoding FAD:protein FMN transferase, which yields MGTVFSFDVRGGEPGAVRAALDEAVAQLHVVDEVFSTYREDSQISRLARGRLTVEECDPEVAEVLELCAEAERLSDGWFSTKYAGVIDPTGIVKGWSVERAAQRIFAAGASGVSVNGGGDVQMYGVPGPHRPWRVGVSDPLRPGGLAAVVSAAGLDRLAVATSGSAERGTHIVDPRTGRSAVTDLVAVTVVGPRIIWADAWATAAFAMGSRQALAWLESLPDIEALLITAGDEVRCTGGLADRLG from the coding sequence ATGGGCACGGTCTTCTCCTTCGACGTGCGGGGCGGTGAACCCGGGGCCGTACGAGCCGCGCTGGACGAGGCCGTCGCCCAACTCCACGTGGTGGACGAGGTGTTCAGCACCTACCGCGAGGACAGTCAGATCTCCCGGCTGGCGCGTGGCCGACTGACCGTCGAGGAGTGCGATCCGGAGGTCGCCGAGGTGCTCGAACTGTGCGCCGAGGCCGAGCGGTTGAGCGACGGCTGGTTCAGCACGAAGTACGCGGGCGTCATCGACCCGACCGGCATCGTGAAGGGCTGGTCCGTCGAACGGGCGGCCCAGCGGATCTTCGCGGCCGGGGCGAGCGGGGTGAGCGTGAACGGCGGCGGCGACGTGCAGATGTACGGCGTGCCGGGACCGCACCGGCCCTGGCGGGTCGGCGTGTCGGACCCGTTGCGCCCGGGCGGTCTGGCCGCCGTGGTCTCCGCGGCGGGTCTCGACCGGCTGGCCGTGGCCACGTCGGGCTCCGCCGAGCGCGGCACGCACATCGTGGATCCGCGCACGGGCCGCTCCGCGGTCACCGACCTGGTCGCGGTGACGGTCGTCGGCCCCCGCATCATCTGGGCGGACGCCTGGGCGACGGCGGCCTTCGCGATGGGCTCCCGGCAGGCGCTCGCCTGGCTGGAGTCCCTGCCGGACATCGAGGCGCTGCTCATCACCGCGGGCGACGAGGTCAGATGCACGGGGGGTCTGGCCGACCGGCTGGGCTGA
- the argB gene encoding acetylglutamate kinase: MSTTRKHTALPKAQILIEALPWLTRHNGKTVVIKFGGNAMIDEDLKAAFAQDVVFLRQAGLKPVVVHGGGPQISAALDRHGIVSEFKAGLRVTTEDAMDVVRMVLAGQVQRELVGLLNQHGPLAVGLTGEDAHTITATRHQPEIDGELVDIGRVGEITAIDTGAIEALLADGRIPVVSSIARSQDDGHVYNVNADTAAAALAAALGAETLMVLTDVEGLYEDWPNSDEVISRLTARELEKLLPELASGMVPKMQGCLHAVRNGVNTARVIDGRVQHSILLEIFTDEGIGTMVVPDAEGDA; this comes from the coding sequence ATGAGCACCACGCGTAAACACACCGCACTGCCCAAGGCCCAGATCCTCATCGAGGCATTGCCCTGGCTGACCCGGCACAACGGGAAGACGGTCGTCATCAAGTTCGGCGGCAACGCCATGATCGACGAGGACCTGAAAGCCGCGTTCGCGCAGGACGTCGTGTTCCTGCGCCAGGCCGGGCTCAAGCCCGTCGTCGTGCACGGCGGCGGACCGCAGATCAGCGCCGCCCTGGACCGGCACGGCATCGTCAGCGAGTTCAAGGCGGGCCTCAGGGTCACCACCGAGGACGCCATGGACGTCGTACGCATGGTGCTCGCCGGACAGGTCCAGCGCGAACTGGTCGGGCTGCTCAACCAGCACGGACCGCTCGCCGTGGGACTCACCGGCGAGGACGCGCACACCATCACAGCCACCAGGCACCAGCCCGAGATCGACGGGGAGTTGGTCGACATCGGGCGGGTGGGCGAGATCACCGCGATCGACACGGGCGCGATCGAGGCACTGCTCGCCGACGGCCGGATCCCGGTCGTCTCGTCGATCGCCCGTAGCCAGGACGACGGACATGTCTACAACGTCAATGCTGATACGGCGGCTGCGGCACTCGCTGCGGCGCTGGGCGCCGAAACACTGATGGTCCTCACCGACGTCGAGGGCCTCTACGAGGACTGGCCGAACTCCGACGAGGTCATCAGCCGGCTCACCGCGAGGGAGCTGGAGAAGCTGCTGCCCGAGCTGGCCAGCGGCATGGTGCCGAAGATGCAGGGCTGTCTGCACGCCGTCCGCAACGGCGTGAACACCGCCCGGGTGATCGACGGCCGGGTCCAGCACTCGATCCTGCTGGAGATCTTCACCGACGAGGGCATCGGCACGATGGTCGTGCCCGATGCGGAGGGGGACGCATGA
- a CDS encoding ferredoxin reductase family protein codes for MRRIRPRRSPAIPLLIAVWAGAAGVVWLWWSNTPAIADDKGRILNAGRITGLLAGYLMALVVLQMARVPALERRVGSDRVARWHAMSGRYTLCLTLAHIGLTMYGYALQANTGVVAQTVDSVTTLPDMGKAAIGTGLLLFIGLISVGGLRKRIPYDTWYHIHLLTYAAVYLSFWHQLSTGNDFAVEPAATTAWYALYGTVTALVVWYRVITPIRLNLRHQMRVEEVVEEAPGIVSVLISGKRLHRIGAEPGQFFRWRFMAPGMRLSSHPYSLSAAPRPGLLRITVKALGDHSTALKGLKRGTRVWAEGPYGALTASRRSRGKVLLMAGGVGITPMRALFETLPAERGDLTLLYRANSTQDLALWDELSAIADERGARLMYAVNSPDGERPDINPETLRRKLPDIDEHDVFLCGPPGFAEGAYTALRGAGVPARRIHHESFEL; via the coding sequence ATGCGCCGCATTCGCCCTCGCCGCTCCCCCGCCATCCCGCTGCTGATCGCCGTATGGGCGGGCGCGGCCGGAGTGGTCTGGCTGTGGTGGAGCAACACCCCGGCCATCGCGGACGACAAGGGCCGGATCCTGAACGCGGGCCGCATCACGGGTCTGCTCGCCGGGTACCTGATGGCCCTCGTCGTCCTGCAGATGGCCCGGGTGCCCGCGCTGGAACGCCGGGTCGGGTCGGACCGGGTCGCCCGCTGGCACGCCATGAGCGGCCGCTACACGCTCTGCCTCACCCTCGCCCACATCGGACTGACGATGTACGGCTACGCCCTCCAGGCGAACACGGGGGTCGTGGCGCAGACCGTCGACTCGGTCACCACCCTGCCCGACATGGGCAAGGCGGCCATCGGCACGGGTCTGCTGCTGTTCATCGGCCTGATCTCCGTGGGCGGACTGCGCAAGCGGATCCCGTACGACACCTGGTACCACATCCACCTGCTCACGTACGCGGCCGTGTACCTGTCGTTCTGGCACCAGCTGTCCACCGGCAACGACTTCGCCGTCGAGCCGGCCGCGACCACGGCCTGGTACGCGCTGTACGGCACGGTGACCGCGCTGGTGGTGTGGTACCGGGTCATCACACCGATCCGCCTCAACCTGCGGCACCAGATGCGGGTCGAGGAGGTCGTCGAGGAGGCGCCCGGCATCGTCTCCGTGCTGATCAGCGGGAAGCGGCTGCACCGAATCGGTGCCGAGCCCGGGCAGTTCTTCCGCTGGCGGTTCATGGCGCCGGGCATGCGGCTCAGCTCGCACCCGTACTCGCTGTCGGCGGCACCCCGGCCCGGTCTGCTCAGGATCACCGTCAAGGCGCTCGGCGACCACAGCACCGCGCTGAAGGGGCTGAAGCGGGGCACGCGGGTGTGGGCCGAGGGCCCGTACGGGGCACTGACCGCGTCCCGGCGCAGCCGGGGCAAGGTACTGCTGATGGCCGGCGGTGTGGGCATCACCCCCATGCGGGCGCTGTTCGAGACGCTGCCCGCGGAGCGCGGCGACCTCACCCTGCTGTACCGGGCCAACAGCACCCAGGACCTGGCGCTGTGGGACGAGTTGTCGGCCATCGCCGACGAGCGCGGTGCCCGGCTGATGTACGCGGTGAACAGCCCCGACGGGGAGCGCCCGGACATCAATCCCGAGACGCTGCGCCGCAAGCTGCCCGACATCGACGAGCACGACGTGTTCCTGTGCGGGCCGCCCGGCTTCGCCGAGGGCGCGTACACCGCACTGCGCGGCGCGGGCGTGCCGGCCCGCCGCATCCACCACGAGTCCTTCGAGTTGTGA
- a CDS encoding FMN-binding protein, with the protein MKKSHPLRRVVLAGAATVSGIVLLLTLKPSSDPAAASADGAPQQQQSVAPQGSGGVQAAGGAQVQTLTGDVVKTEYGNVQVRVTVAGGKVTSAAAVQSPTGGRSTEISTNAVPKLNQAAVATGTADIDAVSGATYTSGGYKKSLQSALDQAGAAAPGGGSADASGANGGSGSEGGSADADAGAGAGAAQAQTLTGTAVTTDYGPVQVRITVTGGKITKAEAVQSPSGGRSSQISGDAVPKLNQAAVATGTADIDAVSGATYTSGGYKESLQSALDQAGG; encoded by the coding sequence ATGAAGAAGAGCCATCCCCTGCGACGAGTCGTGCTGGCCGGTGCCGCCACGGTGTCCGGGATCGTCCTGCTGCTGACACTGAAGCCCTCGTCCGACCCGGCGGCCGCGTCCGCCGACGGCGCGCCACAGCAGCAGCAGTCGGTCGCCCCGCAAGGGTCCGGAGGTGTGCAGGCCGCGGGCGGCGCCCAGGTCCAGACCCTCACCGGTGACGTCGTCAAGACCGAGTACGGCAACGTCCAGGTACGGGTCACCGTGGCCGGCGGCAAGGTCACCTCGGCGGCTGCCGTGCAGTCGCCCACCGGCGGGCGCAGCACCGAGATCAGCACCAACGCGGTGCCGAAGCTGAACCAGGCCGCGGTCGCGACCGGCACCGCCGACATCGACGCCGTCTCCGGAGCCACCTACACCAGCGGAGGCTACAAGAAGTCCCTGCAGTCGGCCCTCGACCAGGCGGGCGCCGCGGCGCCCGGCGGCGGCTCGGCCGACGCGAGCGGTGCGAACGGCGGCAGCGGATCGGAGGGCGGTTCGGCCGACGCGGACGCGGGTGCGGGGGCGGGCGCCGCCCAGGCGCAGACCCTCACCGGTACGGCCGTCACGACCGACTACGGTCCCGTGCAGGTCCGGATCACCGTGACCGGCGGCAAGATCACCAAGGCCGAGGCGGTCCAGTCGCCCAGCGGCGGGCGCAGCAGCCAGATCAGCGGCGACGCGGTACCGAAGCTGAACCAGGCCGCGGTCGCGACCGGCACCGCCGACATCGACGCCGTCTCCGGAGCCACCTACACCAGCGGCGGCTACAAGGAGTCCCTGCAGTCGGCCCTGGATCAGGCCGGTGGCTGA
- the argC gene encoding N-acetyl-gamma-glutamyl-phosphate reductase produces the protein MAVRAAVAGASGYAGGELLRLLLVHPEIEIGALTGNSNAGQRLGALQPHLLPLADRVLQETTAEVLAGHEVVFLALPHGQSAAVAEQLGPDVLVIDMGADFRLKDAADWEKFYGSAHAGTWPYGLPELPGARAALEGSKRVAVPGCYPTAASLALVPAYSAGLAENEAVVVAASGTSGAGKAPKAHLLGSEVMGSMSPYGVGGGHRHTPEMIQNLGAAAGGPVTVSFTPTLAPMPRGILATCSAKARPGVTAESVRAAYEKAYADEPFVHLLPEGQWPATASVNGSNAVQVQVAYDEAAGRIIAISAIDNLTKGTAGGAVQSMNIALGLDEATGLSTIGVAP, from the coding sequence ATGGCGGTACGTGCGGCAGTGGCCGGAGCGAGTGGGTACGCGGGCGGGGAACTGCTGCGTCTGCTTCTGGTGCACCCCGAGATCGAGATCGGCGCCCTGACCGGCAACTCCAACGCGGGGCAGCGGCTCGGCGCCCTGCAGCCGCATCTGCTGCCGCTGGCCGACCGCGTACTCCAGGAGACCACGGCCGAGGTCCTCGCGGGGCACGAGGTCGTCTTCCTGGCCCTGCCCCACGGGCAGTCCGCCGCCGTCGCCGAGCAGCTCGGCCCGGACGTCCTGGTCATCGACATGGGCGCCGACTTCCGGCTGAAGGACGCGGCCGACTGGGAGAAGTTCTACGGCTCGGCGCACGCCGGGACCTGGCCCTACGGCCTCCCCGAACTGCCGGGTGCCCGCGCCGCGCTGGAGGGGTCCAAGCGTGTCGCGGTGCCCGGTTGCTATCCGACGGCCGCCTCGCTGGCGCTCGTCCCGGCGTACTCGGCGGGCCTCGCGGAGAACGAGGCCGTCGTCGTCGCCGCGTCCGGCACGTCCGGCGCGGGCAAGGCCCCCAAGGCGCATCTGCTCGGCAGCGAGGTCATGGGGTCCATGTCCCCGTACGGGGTCGGCGGTGGCCACCGGCACACCCCCGAGATGATCCAGAACCTCGGAGCGGCCGCGGGCGGGCCCGTCACCGTGTCCTTCACGCCGACCCTCGCCCCGATGCCCCGCGGCATCCTCGCCACGTGCAGCGCCAAGGCGCGGCCCGGCGTCACCGCGGAGTCCGTCCGGGCCGCGTACGAGAAGGCCTACGCCGACGAACCGTTCGTGCACCTGCTGCCCGAGGGCCAGTGGCCGGCGACCGCGTCCGTCAACGGTTCCAACGCCGTTCAGGTGCAGGTCGCGTACGACGAGGCCGCGGGCCGCATCATCGCGATCAGCGCCATCGACAACCTCACCAAGGGCACCGCGGGCGGTGCCGTCCAGAGCATGAACATCGCCCTCGGGCTCGACGAGGCCACCGGCCTTTCCACGATCGGAGTCGCACCGTGA
- a CDS encoding arginine repressor encodes MSQAQDHDHAGPAVPQTRTARHRRIVDILNRQPVRSQSQLAKLLADDGLNVTQATLSRDLDELNAVKIRNNDGDLIYAVPSEGGFRTPRAPLGESAKEERMRRLSAELLISAEASANLVVLRTPPGAAQFLASAIDQAELQDILGTIAGDDTLMLISRDPSGGQALADHLLRLAQSHH; translated from the coding sequence ATGAGCCAGGCGCAGGATCACGACCACGCGGGACCTGCCGTCCCGCAGACCCGTACCGCACGCCACCGCCGGATCGTGGACATCCTCAACCGGCAACCGGTGCGCTCCCAGAGCCAGTTGGCGAAACTGCTCGCCGACGACGGACTGAACGTCACGCAGGCGACGCTCTCCCGGGACCTGGACGAGCTGAACGCGGTGAAGATCCGCAACAACGACGGCGACCTCATCTACGCGGTACCGAGCGAGGGCGGTTTCCGGACCCCCCGCGCCCCGCTGGGGGAGTCGGCGAAGGAGGAGCGGATGCGGCGGCTGTCCGCGGAGCTGCTGATCTCCGCGGAGGCGTCCGCGAATCTCGTGGTCCTGCGGACCCCGCCCGGGGCCGCGCAGTTTCTCGCCTCGGCCATCGACCAGGCCGAGTTGCAGGACATCCTCGGGACGATCGCGGGTGACGACACGTTGATGCTGATCAGCCGGGATCCCTCCGGGGGGCAGGCGCTGGCGGACCACCTGCTGCGGCTGGCCCAGAGCCACCACTGA
- a CDS encoding L,D-transpeptidase family protein, whose amino-acid sequence MRLGAVVLASVSLLVLAAAPAPPGRSPLPERMADTGGGSQLVTARASRTSSTTGTVTWWSRRDGRWVKAGSAPARFGARGLVEGGSREQGTNTTPTGLYDLPYAFGIERAPAGTTTPYRRVRQASWWCQDNASRSYNRWTEPRPADCRAAESEHLISYRTQYAHALVIGFNYARPVRGRGAGIFLHVNGPGATAGCVSVSKDAMRRVLDWAEPEQKPHIAIGTDSGPTSITRY is encoded by the coding sequence ATGCGCCTCGGAGCCGTCGTCCTCGCGTCCGTCTCCCTCCTCGTCCTGGCGGCCGCCCCGGCTCCCCCCGGCCGGTCCCCGCTGCCCGAGCGGATGGCGGACACGGGCGGCGGCAGCCAGCTCGTCACCGCGCGGGCCTCCCGGACCTCCTCGACGACCGGCACGGTCACCTGGTGGAGCCGCCGTGACGGACGCTGGGTGAAGGCCGGCTCGGCGCCCGCGCGCTTCGGCGCCCGGGGACTCGTCGAGGGCGGCTCCCGCGAGCAGGGCACGAACACCACCCCCACCGGCCTCTACGACCTGCCGTACGCCTTCGGCATCGAGCGCGCGCCCGCGGGGACCACCACGCCGTACCGCCGTGTGCGGCAGGCCTCCTGGTGGTGCCAGGACAACGCGTCCCGCTCCTACAACCGCTGGACCGAACCGAGGCCGGCCGACTGCCGCGCCGCCGAGTCCGAGCACCTGATCTCGTACCGGACCCAGTACGCCCACGCGCTCGTCATCGGCTTCAACTACGCGCGGCCGGTGCGGGGGCGGGGCGCGGGGATCTTCCTGCACGTCAACGGCCCTGGGGCGACCGCCGGTTGTGTGTCCGTGTCCAAGGACGCGATGCGCCGCGTCCTGGACTGGGCCGAGCCCGAGCAAAAGCCGCACATCGCCATCGGGACCGACAGCGGGCCGACCTCGATCACCCGTTACTGA
- a CDS encoding acetylornithine transaminase, whose translation MTANEELTQRWQGALMDNYGTPRLPLVRGAGTRLWDADGTEYLDFVGGIAVNALGHAHPAIVEAVSRQIASLGHVSNLFVAEPPVTLAERLLQLFGREGRVYFCNSGAEANEGAFKIGRLTGRTHMVATDGGFHGRTMGALALTGQPGKREPFLPLPGDVTHVPYGDPQALAAAVTEDTALVVIEPIQGENGVVVPPAGYLKAARAITAATGSLLVLDEVQTGVGRTGHWFEYQAHEGVLPDVVTLAKGLGGGLPLGATVAFGRAAQLLQPGHHGTTFGGNPVACAAGLAVLDTIGTEGLLENVKRAGEKLRDGIESLDHPLIDHVRGSGLLLGIVLTEPLAPRVQQAAQDAGLLVNAPAPDVVRLMPPLNIGEDEVDAFLRALPGVLDAVTNGDGRTGE comes from the coding sequence ATGACCGCCAACGAAGAGCTCACCCAGCGCTGGCAGGGCGCGCTCATGGACAACTACGGCACCCCCCGGTTGCCCCTCGTCCGCGGCGCCGGCACCCGGCTGTGGGACGCCGACGGCACCGAGTACCTCGACTTCGTCGGCGGGATCGCGGTGAACGCGCTCGGCCACGCCCACCCGGCGATCGTCGAGGCGGTGAGCCGGCAGATCGCCTCGCTCGGCCATGTCTCCAACCTCTTCGTCGCCGAGCCGCCCGTCACGCTCGCCGAGCGGCTGCTCCAGCTCTTCGGGCGGGAGGGCCGCGTCTACTTCTGCAACTCGGGGGCCGAGGCCAACGAGGGCGCCTTCAAGATCGGCCGGCTGACCGGCCGCACCCACATGGTGGCGACCGACGGCGGCTTCCACGGCCGGACCATGGGCGCGCTGGCACTCACCGGCCAGCCGGGCAAGCGCGAGCCGTTCCTGCCGCTGCCGGGAGACGTCACCCACGTGCCGTACGGGGACCCGCAGGCGCTGGCCGCCGCCGTCACCGAGGACACCGCGCTGGTCGTCATCGAGCCGATCCAGGGCGAGAACGGCGTGGTCGTGCCGCCCGCCGGCTATCTGAAGGCGGCCCGTGCCATCACCGCCGCCACCGGCAGCCTCCTCGTCCTGGACGAGGTGCAGACCGGGGTCGGCCGCACCGGGCACTGGTTCGAGTACCAGGCACACGAAGGCGTCCTGCCGGACGTCGTCACCCTGGCCAAGGGCCTCGGCGGAGGCCTGCCGCTCGGCGCGACCGTCGCCTTCGGCCGCGCCGCCCAGCTCCTGCAGCCCGGTCACCACGGCACGACGTTCGGCGGCAACCCGGTGGCGTGCGCCGCGGGCCTCGCCGTCCTCGACACGATCGGGACCGAGGGCCTGCTGGAGAACGTGAAGCGGGCCGGCGAGAAGCTGCGGGACGGAATCGAGTCCCTCGACCACCCGCTGATCGACCATGTCCGGGGCTCGGGCCTCCTCCTGGGTATCGTGCTCACCGAGCCGCTGGCGCCCCGCGTGCAGCAGGCGGCTCAGGACGCCGGCCTCCTGGTGAACGCGCCCGCCCCCGATGTCGTACGGCTGATGCCGCCGCTGAACATCGGCGAGGACGAGGTGGACGCGTTCCTCCGGGCCCTGCCCGGCGTTCTCGACGCGGTGACCAACGGGGACGGACGAACCGGGGAATGA